The nucleotide window GATGACGTGCAGGATCTCTTGAGGGAGTACTTGTTCAGCAATCTGCCAGTTTTGTTGGCTAATAGTCGTCCCTGATTGAATCTCTTGATGGAGCCTCGCTCCTGTCTCGTCTGAAAGAAACATTTTCGCACCAAGTTCGGACTGAGGCGGTTCAGCGGCAAAAGAGACAACAGCAATAAGAAAGAGGGAAAGAGACTGAAAAAGAGACTGAAAGTTCACAATGCATCGTCCTTTTTGCCACTTGTGCTCTATGGCGTTTTTGGCAAGCTATAGACTCAAGATTTCGTCACATCAGTTAGGAGAATACTGGAGACGCTATTCTTCTTAGACTGGTGTACTCAGGCGTTTCATTCGCCCCGGGGAGCGCATGGTTCGCAATTCGCTCGGTGTGGGACGCAGAGCAGTCAAATGCGTCTGCAGCATCGTGAAGTTTCCCTGCAATAGTTTTGGATCTTGCGCGTTCTTCGCCATACTGATCGTTCCTTCAACTGCCGCTACGAAGAAGGTGGCAACCTGCGCGGCGTCAACATCGGTGCGAACATGGCCGCTGTGTCGCCCCTGTTCAATCATCCACGCAATGATCTCTCTCCAATCTTGGAATACCTGCTCAATCCGCTGACGGAATCCCTCATCGAGCGGAGACATTTCATTCGCCAAGTTATTCACCGGACAGCCGACCTGAAGAGCCTCCAGCGACCAGTGGTGCTGAGCCTCATGCCGAAGCTTTTCGATCAAATACGCAATCGGATCTTCTGCTTCCCCAAGCACATGGCTCCAGCGCTGAAGAATTCGCTGCCGGATCACTTCCTCGATCACTGCATAGCCAAGCTGCGTCTTGGTGGGAAAGTGATAATAGAGCGCTCCTTTTGTCACACCTGTACGGCCAAGAATGGCATCGATGCTCGCGGCCTGAAACCCGTGGCGATGGATTTCATCAAACGCTGCCTGGAGAATCGCCTCACGGGTGCGATCAGGATCTCTTTTGCCACTATGAGGCTGGCGTGGCTGCGATTGCAGCCGCCTGGGGTCGAACGAATGCAACCGCCCTGCCTGCGCATTCGCCACTGCTTGAGTCTTCTGTTTCGTTTGTCTCATTCTATTAGGTCTGGAGCCTAAATTTTCCACGTCTGAGGTCTCCCATAGCTTTTCATTGCATTCAGGTCTCATAGTCGGCAAAAGGAGAAGTGCCCTTGCATAAGCTCTCCCTCTATGGTTCATACCAACTAGTATGTATGTTGCAAATAAGAGTCAAGTAGGTTGGCTGTCGAAGAAGACGTGAAGAATCTACCAGTGCAGAAGAGGAGCCTGCTATGAGCGATCGACTCATCGGAGACGCTGCGGTTCGCGCACAGGTCAGCGGAGTTCCAGTCTATGAATTTGAGCAAACACCTTTTACCCAGCCGCCGTCGCTTTCTCAGGCGCGCGTGGCGATTGTCACCACGGCTGGACTCCGGACCGATGGGAGCGCGCGCTGGCTCCCTGGAGATCAAAGTTTCACAGTACTCGATGGTAAAAATCGCGATCTGTGGCTTGCGCATTTTAGTCCGAACTTTGACCGGACTGGATTTGCGCTTGATTTGAATGTTGTGTATCCGATCGACCGGCTGCATGAACTCGCCGAGCGTGGCGCTATCGGTTCGGTCGCGTCTACGCATCTCTCGTTCATGGGTGCCCAACTCGATCATACGTTGGCGACAATCCGGCTCGATACGGGTCCTGCCGCCGCGCAGCTACTGCGCAACGATGGCGTTGACGTAGTTCTGCTCACCCCTGTTTGACCGCTCTGCTCGCGCACCGTTGGTGTGCTAGCAAACGTCTTTGAAGCACATGGAATCGCAACAGTTGCTCTGATGGCGGTTCGTGGGCAAGCCGAACGAGTAAAGGCTCCGCGCGCGCTGTATTGTGAGTTTCCTCTTGGTCGCCCCTTAGGTCGTCCGCTCGATCCAGCATATCAACATCAAGTGTTGGCTGCAGCTTTTGCTTTGCTCAAGACACCAGCAGAGCGCGTACCGATACTAGTAGATTATCCTGACGGCATCGTCGAGCAAGGCTCTGAAGCGCTCGTCTGTACTTTACCCCCGCGTTTCGACCCGCAGGTGCACCCGGCAGTAGATGAAGCGAACGGACTACGCGCAGCCTATCAGCGCGCCTTCGCCCGAACAGGGTGCACAGCGTTCGGTAAGGCTTTGGCGCTCGATACGGTTCCTACGGCCGTGCAGGGTTTTCTCGCCATTGCTGACGGCGTTACAGTCGATCAAGCCTCACTACCGGGGGACCCAGCCAGCTGTGCTGCCGACTTACGAGCGTACTACGAAGAGGCGGCTTTGGCCTTGGCGGATCATGTACCCGCCGCCCGGCAGGCTGAAGCCTGGTTCTTCACAAAGACGGAGGTAGGAAAACTTCTCTTGCGGGCACAAACTGCCCTACGTCAAGCAGGCGTTCCCCAGCCAGTCTGGTTCTACTTGACACCCATGACACGAAAGGAAATGACATGAATACCTTCGCTTCCTACTCCACCAAATATCAGCACTTGCGGATGGAGCGCCGAGACGGAATTCTCCAAGTGACATTACATAGTAACGGTAACACGCTGCGCTGGGGAGGAGGTCCGCACGAAGAGCTGGGACCTGCTTTTCGCGACATTGGCGCAGACCCGGAAACCAAAGTAGTGATCTTAACCGGAACGGGATCTTCATTCATCGAAGAGGTCGATTCCAGCAATGTTGGGCAACGATTGCCGACGACGCAAAT belongs to Deltaproteobacteria bacterium and includes:
- a CDS encoding TetR/AcrR family transcriptional regulator, which translates into the protein MRQTKQKTQAVANAQAGRLHSFDPRRLQSQPRQPHSGKRDPDRTREAILQAAFDEIHRHGFQAASIDAILGRTGVTKGALYYHFPTKTQLGYAVIEEVIRQRILQRWSHVLGEAEDPIAYLIEKLRHEAQHHWSLEALQVGCPVNNLANEMSPLDEGFRQRIEQVFQDWREIIAWMIEQGRHSGHVRTDVDAAQVATFFVAAVEGTISMAKNAQDPKLLQGNFTMLQTHLTALRPTPSELRTMRSPGRMKRLSTPV
- a CDS encoding selenoprotein B glycine/betaine/sarcosine/D-proline reductase; amino-acid sequence: MSDRLIGDAAVRAQVSGVPVYEFEQTPFTQPPSLSQARVAIVTTAGLRTDGSARWLPGDQSFTVLDGKNRDLWLAHFSPNFDRTGFALDLNVVYPIDRLHELAERGAIGSVASTHLSFMGAQLDHTLATIRLDTGPAAAQLLRNDGVDVVLLTPV